The Lycium barbarum isolate Lr01 unplaced genomic scaffold, ASM1917538v2 unchr_scaffold_53, whole genome shotgun sequence sequence ACATGAGTTGAATTGAGATAAGAAAGTATAGTAAGTGAGAATCAGACAATCGACTCCAACTTATTTGGAAATGAGGCACATAAATAGTTATTGTACATTTTCTTCACCACGGTGTACTGTACTTAACATGTCAgctactccctctgttccaaaaagatcgttttccttttctttttagtctgtcccaaaaaaattgtcacctttctatatttagaaacaatttaactttatgagatgatttgctgccacacaaatatctaacgcttattttggaccacacatttcaaaattcttcctttattttttaaactttatgccaaatcaaaagaggacaatctttttaggACGGAAAGAATACTATTTTTAGTAGGTTTCAAATTAACACTTGTCGAATCAAGAAATTAAATAACTCAACGTCACTACGTTCGAACCAAGAAATGAAAAAACAAAGTCGTATGAATTAAGTTTACTTGTAATGACTTTATTTATGCTTCATGAAACGTTTTCAATCATTTTGAAGTGTATTTTCAGTATAAATTAACATCAGTCAAAAAATGACAAAGATTAGAGAAATGATTAATTAATGACAGGTGGAAATGCATGTTGCATGGAGGCAAGAAAAGATGTTAGAGTTTTGCAGGGAAAAGGAAATACTTGTAAGTGCATGGTCTCCACTTGGAGCTAATGGGATACCTGTCCGGGGCAATCATGCTGTAATGCAAAGCCCTGTTCTAAAAGACATTGCTATTCATAAACAAAAGAGCATTGCACAGgtatttaaaaatgaaaatttaaggGTCAAAAATACACTTCAAGTATcactttattttttaattttctacctGAACAATCAGGTGTGAGAGTTTagtacctaaactatcaccaactagttaGCAAAACACAGCTCAACTATCAATTGTTCACTTTTCCTGCCTCAACCATCAAGTAGGAAAAGTGAAAaattgatagttgaggtgtgttttgctaaTTAATTGGCGATATtttaggtaggaaactctcaCACCTGATAGTTCCAGTAGGTTGAGGTGTTTTTTGACCCTTGTCTCAAAAAATTATCACTCGATATTTACATCACATTATATCATTGATCTTATCCATATTTATAGGTTGCATTGAGGTGGGTATATGAGCAAGGAGTTAGTGTATTAGTGAAGAGTTTTAACAAGGATAGGATGAAAGAGAACCTTCAAATTTTGGATTGGGAACTAAGCAATGAAGAAATCGCGCGGATACAAGAAATTCCTCAATGCAGGGGATTCAAAGCTGAGGTTTTTGTTCATCCAGACGGACCATACAAATCAATAGAGGAATTCTGGGATGGCGAACTATAAATGTTACTGCTACTCATTCCGTTTTGCAATTTTTTTCATTGTTTATGTAGGTGTTCAAGAAAAATCAACTCATGATTTTTCAACTTAATAAGTCGACATGATTTCTCATTGGTATGGTTGTAATGCAACTATAATTAAATTGaataattggtttgatttggtagCAATTAAAATGTACAAAATTGAACCGTTACTAAAAGTGAATGAACAATGCATGAATAGGTATGATTTATAATTATTTTCACCGCTTTCATCATTTGCTATTGTGCAGTCAAGCTTAGGATTGGATTTTGCTTGAATAGGCTACATTCTCTGAAAGCTTATCGAATAGGGGCATGACTTTACTTTGTGATTTGTTCCTTCGTGTTTCATGTTAAAAATACTTGGTGAATCTAATTTTTTTCAGCTAATGTTTGTGAAAGAAACAAAGATTTGTCTTACTTTCTCCTTTATCTGGTTACTACTTTCTTGGGCAAATTAGAGATATCTTGAGCAATGTCACGCTATTTATCATAAACACAAACATATTCTACTCTTTTGTCTGTATCAATCAGTAGCATAAACCACATTCTATCACTTGTTACTAAAGATCATAAGATGGATGAACAATCCAAAGAGTCGGATATATTGGAATTAGCAGCAATTCTCATGTTCACTTAAGGATTGCAGTTGCTACAGGATGTAATGCAGACAAGAACTCCAACATAAAAATATACTGTAGTATACATCAATCCTCTCCATCACTCAAGAAATGGGTACAAGAGATCGTGTGATTTACATACAAAATAATCACCGTACATAGTGTGCCCATGCTCTATACAACATAAATGCCCCTCCACTTGGCTCTCTTTATAATACAGATCCCTTCCCCAACATCTTCACTAATCAATATCTAGTGGTATATTTAACAAGCTAACCTAATCACCTACTTATATCAATATGCTAGTAACTACTCTACCGCCTGATACAACAATGTGGTATAAGCATGACCTTGGCCTCTTCTTCCCGACCTATTTAATATTCCACCTCAAGTACGTGTCCTTGGTCAGCTACTAGAAAAAGTCAGCAGGAAGTTTGTCAAATCTTAGTTATAGACACTTCTGAGCCTTCAGAACTCAAACGAAAACTACTTTGTGTTAATCGCCACAACATAAAGCTCGTTTTTTTCTCTTCAATCTTTTGCCAAAGACAGAGCATCTCTCTAGGGCCTTGGTAATGTGCAATAACATAACCATCACGGCAACCTTCATTAAAAATCCTCTCTTCCTTTTCATACTTCACTTCCAgcccttttttcttcatttctgAAATCCAGATGCCCATAGCAACATCTTCCAGCTTAAACATCTGCATTTCAAGGAACTTGTAGCATTTAGAATTAACTGGGAGATACAGGACCTGAGTG is a genomic window containing:
- the LOC132625730 gene encoding protein REDOX 2-like, encoding MHVAWRQEKMLEFCREKEILVSAWSPLGANGIPVRGNHAVMQSPVLKDIAIHKQKSIAQVALRWVYEQGVSVLVKSFNKDRMKENLQILDWELSNEEIARIQEIPQCRGFKAEVFVHPDGPYKSIEEFWDGEL